Proteins from one Vespula vulgaris chromosome 23, iyVesVulg1.1, whole genome shotgun sequence genomic window:
- the LOC127071849 gene encoding uncharacterized protein LOC127071849 — protein MHYQPQISTISPTAPPSYSEAVSQPSTSKNSFPLPPFGQQSYGTNVNVQQGTLGQYPPTIPNNYLEYNSPQSPYNPLYVPIETNQVQSVPQSCVVTTAVVARKDKNAT, from the exons ATGCATTATCAACCACAAATATCAACGATAAGTCCCACGGCACCGCCATCGTACTCTGAAGCGGTGAGCCAACCGTCTACTTCAAAAAATagttttcctcttcctccgtTCGGCCAACAGTCCTACGGTACAAACGTAAATGTACAGCAGGGAACGTTGGGACAGTATCCACCAACAAttccaaataattatttggaaTACAATTCGCCTCAATCGCCTTACAATCCTCTATATGTACCAATAGAAACGAATCAAGTGCAATCAGTACCACAGTCCTGCGTTGTAACCACTGCAGTCGTAGCtcgtaaagataaaaatg CTACGTAA